A genomic window from Amblyraja radiata isolate CabotCenter1 chromosome 18, sAmbRad1.1.pri, whole genome shotgun sequence includes:
- the smim4 gene encoding small integral membrane protein 4, giving the protein MQQRSWLQRCLGLFPGKKYFGTYRFLPCFFVLGGVMEWIMINVRIGHETFYDVYRRKRSERQYQQKLEDMSAPENQQPSK; this is encoded by the exons aTGCAGCAGCGCTCCTGGCTCCAGCGCTGCCTGGGTTTATTTCCTGGGAAGAAGTACTTCGGGACCTATCGCTTCCTCCCGTGTTTCTTTGTACTGGGCGGCGTGATGGAGTGGATCATGATCAACGTGCGCATCGGGCACGAAACCTTCT ACGATGTGTACCGAAGAAAACGTTCTGAAAGGCAGTACCAGCAGAAATTAGAAGACATGTCTGCACCTGAAAATCAGCAGCCATCAAAATAA